The Hippoglossus hippoglossus isolate fHipHip1 chromosome 21, fHipHip1.pri, whole genome shotgun sequence genome contains a region encoding:
- the pdcl3 gene encoding phosducin-like protein 3: MQDPNEDTEWNDILRKKGILPPKEIPKDDEEEELALKQQSLVKTYESMTLEELDENEDEFGEDDEAAIEMYRQKRLAEWKVSQLKNVFKEVVEISAQDYVKEVNQAGEGIWVVLHLYKQGIPLCTLINQHLSFLARKFPQTKFIKSISTTCIPNYPDRNLPTIFVYYEGEMKAQFIGPLVFGGMNLKVEELEWRLSESGAVKTDLEENPKKQIEDKLMSSIRCSLPTRKDSDSEEEDD, encoded by the exons gACCCAAATGAAGACACAGAGTGGAACGATATCTTGAGGAAGAAAGGCATTCTTCCTCCCAAAGAGATACCTAAagatgacgaagaggaggagttGGCCCTCAAACAGCAGTCTCTCG TTAAAACGTATGAGAGCATGACACTGGAAGAACTGGATGAGAATGAAGACGAGTTCGGTGAGGATGATGAGGCTGCCATCGAGATGTACAG ACAGAAGCGTCTTGCTGAGTGGAAGGTGTCTCAGTTGAAGAATGTGTTCAAGGAGGTGGTTGAAATCTCAGCACAAGACTACGTCAAGGAGGTGAATCAGGCCGGAGAAGGCATCTGGGTGGTGCTGCACCTCTACAAACAGGG CATCCCTCTGTGTACGCTCATCAACCAGCACCTGAGCTTCTTGGCCAGGAAGTTCCCGCAGACCAAGTTCATCAAGTCAATCTCCACCACCTGCATCCCCAACTACCCCGATCGCAACCTGCCCACCATCTTTGTCTATTACGAGGGGGAGATGAAGGCCCAGTTCATCGGTCCCCTGGTCTTCGGGGGCATGAACCTCAAAGTTGAAG AGCTGGAGTGGAGGTTATCAGAGTCCGGGGCGGTGAAGACGGACCTAGAGGAAAACCCGAAGAAGCAAATTGAAGACAAGCTAATGTCGTCAATCAGATGTTCGCTCCCCACACGAAAGGACAGTGACTCTGAGGAAGAGGACgattag
- the nms gene encoding neuromedin-U isoform X2: protein MTLPTVRQLFILCLFWFLGCCSSTDASPYDQWEDDIAFRKVRGIQGDDLNDVLWRDQDEEQVQNVFKRFLFHYSKARDSVGAVQHESHSVHPLMRLSPKLSQRRKVLLLKI, encoded by the exons CgacaactttttattttatgcttATTCTGGTTTCTTGGATGTTGCAGCTCAACAG ATGCCAGCCCTTACGACCAGTGGGAAGACGACATAGCGTTCAGAAAG GTGCGTGGCATCCAGGGTGATGATCTGAATGACGTCTTGTGGAGAGACCAGGATGAG GAACAAGTTCAGAATGTTTTCAAAAGA tttcTGTTTCATTACTCCAAAGCACGTGACTCTGTAGGAGCTGTACAGCACGAG tctCACTCAGTTCACCCTCTGATGCGACTTTCGCCAAAGCTTTCCCAGAGGAGAAAGGTTCTACTTTTG AAGATTTGA
- the nms gene encoding neuromedin-U isoform X1, whose protein sequence is MTLPTVRQLFILCLFWFLGCCSSTDASPYDQWEDDIAFRKVRGIQGDDLNDVLWRDQDEEQVQNVFKRFLFHYSKARDSVGAVQHESHSVHPLMRLSPKLSQRRKVLLLVRKLKIHIHVFNTQL, encoded by the exons CgacaactttttattttatgcttATTCTGGTTTCTTGGATGTTGCAGCTCAACAG ATGCCAGCCCTTACGACCAGTGGGAAGACGACATAGCGTTCAGAAAG GTGCGTGGCATCCAGGGTGATGATCTGAATGACGTCTTGTGGAGAGACCAGGATGAG GAACAAGTTCAGAATGTTTTCAAAAGA tttcTGTTTCATTACTCCAAAGCACGTGACTCTGTAGGAGCTGTACAGCACGAG tctCACTCAGTTCACCCTCTGATGCGACTTTCGCCAAAGCTTTCCCAGAGGAGAAAGGTTCTACTTTTGGTGAGAAAACTAAAGATACATATCCACGTCTTTAACACTCAGCTGTAA